The SAR202 cluster bacterium genomic interval GACGAGGGGATAATGCTGGGTAATTCTCATCCCTTTGACAGGAAGATAATAGGCTCATTGACACCGCCTTCCCTTTTTGATGCAATAGCCCCACTTTCCGACCGAACCTAACCAACGCATCCTTAAGGGAGGCGCTTCATGCTAGAACCAGACCGCTTTGACTATTCGCCTATCTTTGACCGTCCTGCTATCAAGTGGCCCAACAATGCTCGAGTGGCCTTGTGGGTGTCCCCCAACATGGAACACTATGAGTACCTGCCGCCCAAGGCCGACTGGCGCAACCAGTGGCCTCGTACTCCCCACCCCGATGTCTCCGGCTATGCCCACAAAGACTACGGCAACCGCGTGGCTTTCTGGCGCATGCTGGAGGTCATGGACGCGCACAAAATCCGATGCACGGTGTCGTTGAACGAGGCCGTGCTGGAGCACTTTCCGGACATCACCAAGGCCATGGTGAAGCGGGACTACGACTACATGTCCCACGGCATCTACAACACTCGCTTCCTCAACAAGCTGACCCTGGACGAAGAACGCGCCTTCTACAAGGACTGCATCGACACGCTAAAGAAGCACACCGGCAAGCAGCTCAAGGGCATGTTGACCCCCGCCATATCGCCCACCGAGGCCACGCCGGACCTGATGGCCGAGGCTGGCCTTATCTACCACGCCGACTGGTTCCACGACGATCAACCTTTCCCTCTGAAGGTCAAGAGCGGCCGCCTCATATCGATGCCCTACGCTATCGACATCAACGACGGCACGTACAATCGGTTTGGCTGCACGCCCGAGTACTGGTACCAGAGCCTCAAAAACCAGTTCGATATCGTCTATGAAGAAGGCGCCGAGAGCGGGCGGACGATATGCCTGTCGCTGCACCCGTACATCATCGCCGCGCCCAGCCGCATCAAGTACCTGGACGCTATCCTGGACTACATTTTGTCCCACGCGGGGGTGTGGAACACCACGGGTGACGAGATAGCGCAGTACTATATGGACAACTACCACGACATGATGGTGAAGCACCTGAAGAGCAAGAAATCGCCCGTGGCCGAGCGCGCCGCTTAGGGTAGGTGATGCTAGTTATCCCGAGCTGAATATGGGAAGAGAAGGGATGAGGCTAGTGGCAGGTGACATTGATAAAGGATTGTAGAGCTAGTGTTTCACCCTCTCTTCTATTCTCCCCCATCAAGGGGGAGAAGAGGTAAAAGAAGGCATACATATGATAAGCGTCATCTCAATTAGCAACAGCCGTCATTAAGGCAAGAAGGGATTTTCTTGGTAGTGGTCAATCCCTCCCACATGCATCTAATCTCAATTAGCTCCAAGCTCCTAAGGAGAGAAGACAATGCCCGCAGAGAGAAAGCCCGGACTGGACAACCCGTATTTCGATTGGTCGCCGATTGCGACGAGGCCCAAGCTGACGTGGCCTGGGAACGCGCGGGTGGCGCTGTTCCTTGTCTTGAGCGTAGAGCACTGGCAGTGGAAGCTGCCGCCGGAAGGATATAAATCGCCGGAGCTGCCGGGGGGCGTGTCGGGGGCGGGGAGACCTTTCCCGGACGTTATCACGTACTCGATGCGCGAGTATGGGCATAGAGTGGGCATATTCCGGCTGATGAAGCTGCTGGACAAGTACGGGTTCAAGGCGACCGTTGCAATAGACTCCTCTATAGCCGGCAACTATCCATACCTGATTAACGAGTGCAAGAAGCGAGGATATGAGTTCATTGCCCACGGGGTGGCGGTGAACCAGATGGTCAGCGCCAAGATGTCGGAGTCGGAGGAGAGGGAGCATTTGAAGACATCCATAGACACCGTCGCCAAGGCCACGGGGTCGAAGCCGCTAGGATGGCTGGGGGCGGAGTACGGGGAGTCGGAGCGGACTAACGCTATCCTGGCAGAGATGGGCATCAAGTACAACCTGGACTGGCCCAACGACGACCAGCCTTACGCGATGAAGGCGCCCAAGGGGGAGATGTACAGCCTGCCGCTGTCCATGGACCTGGACGACACTTTCAACCACTGGTACAAGCGGGTCCACTACGACATCTACACCCAGATGATCAAGGACAGCTTCGACGTGCTGTATCGAGAGGGCGAGAAGAGCGGCCGAGTCCTGGGCATCAACCTCCACCCCTGGCTCTCCGGCCAGCCCTTCCGCTACAAGCTGCTGGACGAGGCGCTGGGGTACATCGCGGGTCGGGAGGGGGTGTGGTCGGCGACGGGGAGCGAGATTATGGAGTGGCATAAGAAGCAGACGAAGAGGTAGAGTGGCGGGGCTGGATGCCCCTTCTATCGGAGGCTGAGAGGCGGTGCTAGAATACCGCCAAACCTTAGATAGGAGTCAGCCATGCCTGCCCATTTCAATCGAGGCGCCACGTTTAGCGAGGCGCCGCAGCTTCCCGACGACCCGCTAATCGAATTGCTGGCGCAGACCAACGCCAAAGTCGAGCAGTTCGACCTGTCGCCGGACGGCAAGAAGCTGGCCTACGTCTCCGCCGAAAGCGGCGGATATGACATCTACACCTGCGACATCGACGGGAAGAACAAGAAGCGCATCGTCGCCATGTACCCGGAAGAGGCGCTGGGGCCGTCGTGGTCGCCGGACGGGCAGTGGATCGCGTATTACTGCCGGGGGAACGCCTTCAAGGTGCGGGCGGACGGCTCCGAGCCGCCGATAAACCTGACGTATGGCAACGGGCCGTCGGGCGGGCACGAGTTCCTGAGGTGGTCGCCGGACGGGAAGCGCATATTTTTCATCCGGCCGGGGGCCAACGGATTTATGCAAGTCGCCTCGGTGCCCACCGATATCCCCAACGGGAAGATACGAGTCAGATACGTCACTGACGACGAGGCGAACTCGACGGACGTGTGGGTGTCGCCGGACGGGAAGTGGGTCACGTTCATGTCGGACAGGTCGGGGCACGCGGACTTCAAGCGGATGGACTGCTGGATTGCGCCGTCGGAGGGTGGCGAGGCCGTCAACATGACGCCGAACACCTACGAGCACTATGACTACCGGCCTAGGTGGTCGCCGGACGGGAAGAAGCTGGTGTTCACCAGCGACCGCAACAACTGGCGGAAGGTGGGGGTTATCGATGTCGCGACGAAGAAGACCACGTTCCTGACCGGCGGCGAGTACGACGAGTACAACCCGCAGTACTCACCGGACGGGCAGTGGATTGCGTACGTGGCGAATATGGGATGGAACTTCCAGCTTATGAAGGTGAGGGCGGACGGGTCGGGGAAGCCGGTGCAGCTGACCAATAAGCCCGGCGTGCACGGAGGCATCACCGCCTACCAGGCGCGGGGGTCTTTCAGGTGGACGCCGGACTCGAAGAGCATTGTGTTCACGTACATGGACCACAAGCGTTGCTCCGACCTGTGGATGATATCCGCGGAGGGCGGCGAGGCGAAGCAGATCACAGACCACATGCCGTCGAAGCTGAAGGACTTCGCTTTTGTGGAGCCTAAGCTTATCAAATACAAGAGCAAGGATGGCCTGGAGGTGCCGGCGTGGCTGTATAGACCTAACGGAGCGGGCGATAAGAAGACGCCGCTGGTCATATATAATCGCGCCAACACCAAGGGGCTGCACGTTAACGGGTTCTACCCTATCATCCAGTACTGGCTGCATAGAGGATACTCGGTGGTGTGCCCGCAGGTGAGGGGCAGCGGCGGACTGGGCAAGCAGTACGAGTTCCTGAACTACGGCGACTGGGGCGGCGGGGACGTGGACGACTTCGCGTATTCGGCGTACAGGCTCATCGAGCAGGGGCTGGTGGACAAGGACAAGGTGGTGCAGCAGGGCGGGTCGACGGGCGGGTTCTTCACCTTCGTAACGGTGTATC includes:
- a CDS encoding polysaccharide deacetylase; protein product: MPAERKPGLDNPYFDWSPIATRPKLTWPGNARVALFLVLSVEHWQWKLPPEGYKSPELPGGVSGAGRPFPDVITYSMREYGHRVGIFRLMKLLDKYGFKATVAIDSSIAGNYPYLINECKKRGYEFIAHGVAVNQMVSAKMSESEEREHLKTSIDTVAKATGSKPLGWLGAEYGESERTNAILAEMGIKYNLDWPNDDQPYAMKAPKGEMYSLPLSMDLDDTFNHWYKRVHYDIYTQMIKDSFDVLYREGEKSGRVLGINLHPWLSGQPFRYKLLDEALGYIAGREGVWSATGSEIMEWHKKQTKR
- a CDS encoding polysaccharide deacetylase, with amino-acid sequence MLEPDRFDYSPIFDRPAIKWPNNARVALWVSPNMEHYEYLPPKADWRNQWPRTPHPDVSGYAHKDYGNRVAFWRMLEVMDAHKIRCTVSLNEAVLEHFPDITKAMVKRDYDYMSHGIYNTRFLNKLTLDEERAFYKDCIDTLKKHTGKQLKGMLTPAISPTEATPDLMAEAGLIYHADWFHDDQPFPLKVKSGRLISMPYAIDINDGTYNRFGCTPEYWYQSLKNQFDIVYEEGAESGRTICLSLHPYIIAAPSRIKYLDAILDYILSHAGVWNTTGDEIAQYYMDNYHDMMVKHLKSKKSPVAERAA
- a CDS encoding S9 family peptidase, translated to MPAHFNRGATFSEAPQLPDDPLIELLAQTNAKVEQFDLSPDGKKLAYVSAESGGYDIYTCDIDGKNKKRIVAMYPEEALGPSWSPDGQWIAYYCRGNAFKVRADGSEPPINLTYGNGPSGGHEFLRWSPDGKRIFFIRPGANGFMQVASVPTDIPNGKIRVRYVTDDEANSTDVWVSPDGKWVTFMSDRSGHADFKRMDCWIAPSEGGEAVNMTPNTYEHYDYRPRWSPDGKKLVFTSDRNNWRKVGVIDVATKKTTFLTGGEYDEYNPQYSPDGQWIAYVANMGWNFQLMKVRADGSGKPVQLTNKPGVHGGITAYQARGSFRWTPDSKSIVFTYMDHKRCSDLWMISAEGGEAKQITDHMPSKLKDFAFVEPKLIKYKSKDGLEVPAWLYRPNGAGDKKTPLVIYNRANTKGLHVNGFYPIIQYWLHRGYSVVCPQVRGSGGLGKQYEFLNYGDWGGGDVDDFAYSAYRLIEQGLVDKDKVVQQGGSTGGFFTFVTVYRYPDLLKAAVPFYGSTDLIHSYRMKTGASKPVHGDVVAGDRGGPDMAPEHWMGRSIFYNVDKVKTPLLVFWGDRDGVRISMMDDLFRVFKEKGKHMEYIQYNDEYHGWYHWRPETLADVMRRMAAHFKKFTGV